One Dokdonia sp. Dokd-P16 genomic window carries:
- a CDS encoding DUF4920 domain-containing protein, with protein sequence MKILATIFLIAFTIMSCKEQEGANDNAFAKAESVNTTLQDEYVSYGAAISSENSLTKSEVAERYAALAEGDTAVVKFEAPINAVCASKGCWMRLDIAYEEQVFVKFKDYGFFVPTDTKEGSAIVEGKAYLEEVSVGELRHMAEDAGKSKEEIAAITKPERELRFMADGVLLKAE encoded by the coding sequence ATGAAGATATTAGCAACAATATTCTTAATTGCCTTTACTATAATGAGCTGTAAGGAGCAGGAAGGTGCAAATGATAACGCTTTCGCGAAAGCGGAATCTGTAAATACCACGCTACAAGATGAGTATGTGAGTTATGGAGCTGCAATTTCTTCAGAAAATTCATTAACAAAAAGCGAGGTAGCAGAAAGATATGCAGCACTTGCCGAAGGTGATACTGCAGTTGTGAAATTTGAAGCACCTATAAACGCAGTATGCGCCTCAAAAGGATGCTGGATGCGCTTAGATATAGCATATGAAGAGCAAGTATTTGTAAAGTTTAAAGATTACGGATTCTTTGTGCCTACGGACACAAAAGAAGGTAGCGCAATTGTAGAAGGTAAAGCATATCTAGAAGAAGTATCTGTAGGCGAGTTACGTCATATGGCAGAAGATGCTGGGAAATCCAAGGAGGAGATTGCTGCAATCACAAAGCCAGAACGCGAGTTACGTTTTATGGCAGATGGGGTGTTACTTAAAGCAGAGTAA